A region of Epinephelus fuscoguttatus linkage group LG1, E.fuscoguttatus.final_Chr_v1 DNA encodes the following proteins:
- the inka1b gene encoding PAK4-inhibitor inka2 has product MLCLGDSADCLRDQMQCMMRSLQDLKQISRPRPLSEPCARSFAVTRLCKQRAQQERLARLRVSDASEASTYDSACCLASPLEEEEEHQEHERLAQGSPSSEKSMDFDSGYSEASWQDEGVVLRRTRNVRVSSSACLRTNRGPSGRIRPKSTSDACLERWTSFEASDPEDWTTSLLSRSRNRQPLVLGDNSFADLIKNWMDLPECPEPAELKPNAGRRLAKDILINMRRRLAGMSKSAEVRPRPADCTKPSRAAEAPKRMSCPVGLQTFKPFFHQSHTGLHQPDSDFYQFTALMKTGSRQPIICNDVIGYI; this is encoded by the exons ATG TTGTGTTTAGGAGACTCTGCTGACTGCCTCCGTGACCAGATGCAGTGCATGATGAGATCCTTGCAGGACCTGAAGCAGATAAGCAGGCCGAGGCCACTGAGTGAACCATGTGCTCGGTCCTTCGCTGTGACACGGCTCTGCAAACAGAGGGCACAGCAAGAGCGACTGGCTCGTCTACGTGTTTCTGACGCCAGTGAAGCCAGCACATATGACTCTGCCTGCTGCCTGGCAAGCCCcctggaagaggaggaagagcatCAGGAGCATGAGCGGTTGGCACAAGGCTCCCCAAGCAGCGAAAAGAGCATGGACTTTGACTCGGGTTACTCTGAGGCTTCTTGGCAGGATGAAGGTGTGGTGCTGAGGAGGACCAGGAACGTGAGAGTCTCCTCTTCTGCCTGCCTCCGCACAAACAGAGGACCTTCTGGCCGAATCCGGCCCAAATCAACCTCGGACGCTTGCCTGGAGCGCTGGACCTCATTTGAGGCCAGTGACCCAGAGGACTGGACGACGTCACTGCTTAGCCGCAGCAGAAACAGACAACCTCTGGTTCTGGGCGACAACAGCTTTGCTGACCTCATAAAGAACTGGATGGACCTACCAGAGTGTCCTGAGCCAGCAGAACTGAAGCCCAATGCGGGCCGGCGCCTTGCCAAAGACATTTTGATCAACATGCGTCGCAGACTGGCAGGGATGTCTAAAAGTGCAGAGGTGAGGCCGAGGCCAGCAGACTGCACAAAGCCCAGCAgggctgcagaggctcccaaaAGGATGTCCTGTCCTGTGGGACTCCAGACCTTCAAACCTTTCTTTCACCAGTCCCACACAGGCCTACATCAGCCGGACTCTGACTTCTACCAGTTCACAGCTCTCATGAAGACAGGCAGCCGGCAGCCCATCATATGCAATGATGTTATTGGATACATTTAA